DNA sequence from the Thunnus maccoyii chromosome 7, fThuMac1.1, whole genome shotgun sequence genome:
tatgattgttttttttttgttgttgcctATCATGTCAGGTTTTGGACTGGGTAAAGTgtaatcctgtttttattttgtgtgtgtgtgtgtgttggttttttttgttgttgttgttttccctGTTTTCGTGCAATGTTTAGTCCACTAGTTGCTTCGCACTTTATTTGTGACTTCCTGGCTTTTGAACAGGGACTGTTTTGCCCGATTGGAATGCTGACTGTTTCACACCAGATGTATACTCCGgaaatattttcatgtcaaagaAAAGATGAATTCTCTATTTTCCTTTGTAAACTATATTTTggcttgtcttgttttttatcTGTGAAGATTTTAGGGGATGCAAAACTAGAAAGGGCTTACTTCAGTGCAGCTTGCGCTCTTGTGTTGGAAAGGAACGGCGCTCCGAATGTATTTCTTTGTTGGTCAGTTTCCCCCCTACATGAAAAAAGCATCGAGTTTGAGTGTGTCAGGGTCAATACACCCGAGGAATGACACTAGGTTGACCTTAGTAGTTTGTCACAACCTTAAAAAGTTTTGTGTGAAGCAGTTTGCATCTTGACTTTGACTTCACCTACTGCCACTACCAGAATACTGTACAGTGCTCACTTTATGAAATTAGCTCAAACTCTGAAATGAAGGTTACACGATCATCCACCAGAATGAAAACATGTCACACAACTCTTCTCCAGTACACCTTATTTTATCTACCAAATGTTTCTGGCTGCATAAAATGTTTGGTGTACTGGAGTAGACTTATTCGACATGTCTTAATTTTAATGGATGTGCATTAAAGCTCACACTGCTCTTGCTGGGTGAGCATTCTCAAAGTTAgaaattaaaggggacctattatgcttttccttttttcagtcatatatataatgttgcAATGTTGgatattcatattaaacatggccaaagtgtcaaataatgaggtaaacgtatgtagaagtaatccctgtgagcaaaaagcatcGACTGCTCTTGACTGCTCGGTTTCCAGCGTtcttttctactttcagccctgttccgctctgctaacattatggcatttttccattgttttggggtaGTCATGCTGAGCTGAGCTGGCACGCttagtgtttttccattacacagcacggCAAAGTAAATTAAGTAGTTTACCTggtggaggtgtgctggtcatctgcagctcttcatcaaacatcatcatcactgtggctgtttctgcttgtactattcccccctgcattatttctaactgatccgctgaacaaagagctccaaatatctccatatgttgttgtgtcaccCAATTTCTAGCGCCACTACGGAAGCCCTACTAATTCGGTGAAgtacatgtttaatttcctgtgaaTTCTTCAATAATAGAAGTCTCcagttatttagtcatttaaatgcttttaatatgaagcagttaagcaggaaatgttgggtttgcatcggcgGTAACTTAACAGAATTGACTCAGCTGCCCCTCGGCTGGCTTCTGGAAAGCCGATcaatcagaatagagtgggctcatcgggacGGGTgatttaaagagacaggagctaagactgcccgttaagagacagaggctgaactgaggggctacataaagggccagtataagataaataaggagttttttgaactgtgaatcatgcaaagctactctagtggagtccaagaataaaaatatagagctggaaatgagcataattgGTTCCCTTTAATGTATGACAAGGGTAGAagatgccattttcatttgtcacaTAAAGTTTGCTCACAGAAACTAACATTGGTAGAGGTTAGAGTTAAAGTTAGGCAGCTAATACAACTTCGATTAAAGTTacgaatatttttttaaaaaaggcagtTAATaggatatttttaaaaagtaaactttGTTCGCCAGAGTTGAAAGTAAATGCCTTTACCAGATTCCTTTATTGGTCGGAAAACAATTATTACTTCTCACACGTAGGGCATCACGCTAATTTCACTAAATTTGATGAGCTGAGGCTAAACACTGATTATAGGAAACGTTTCTGGCGATTGAACAGTTAGAAGTCCGTTTACCAAACAGATGAGATGGACAGATCAGCTCAACGTACTACGTCTTGTAAACCTTTATTCTGACTCATCTGCATGTTTTTAGTTTGAGACACCACTTTCTTGCATTACTTTTTAGCACAGCAAACATTTatcttgtgttttaaaaagcaataaagcaaAATTCTGTCTCAAACTGAAAAAGCTGACGAGTGAATCTCAAACAGGCGTCCTGTGTTTAAAAGTGTATTCCTCAGTCCCAGAATAAATGGAGAGAGTTGTTGCTCTGTCTTTACTGCTTGTTCCCAGAGTGTTTTAGGTCTGAATAAAATGTCCCTTTAATAACATGGGGTTTTCTAAATGACTCTACAACTCATTGAAACATGTAAAAGGCTCTGGAAAACACAGTTTAAGTTACACTTAAAGCTTATAGTGAGAATAGCATTATATCACTGTTGTCCTGTAAGTTGTAGTAAAAGATCTgtagttatttatttgttgccATGTGATTCTCCTTATGTGACCATTTGTTTAtaagatgaaagaaaaatgtcaattaaattGAATGTGGAAGACAGATTTTTTCTCTGCACATAGTCTTGATTTGCAGAATATGCTGATTCAAAACTGTCCAGTGTCATTTTACAACATCGCAGCGTGTTGCTGTGGACATGCATGATGTTTCAATCCTGTTGTATATTGTCTTTGCTATTGTTTCTATTTTGTAATCTGTATTTCCAAATGCAaatttaaaagattattttgGATATGTGCATGCTTGTGAAATGTTCAGAATGTTGATTTCCACTAAAAGCTGTTgagtttcaaaaaaaaaaaaaaaaaaacatgtctgttaCTTAACGTCAAATGTTTGACCTTTTTTGTAGTGTAGTTAGTTTATGATAGAGCTTAACCATTATCATAATATTATCAAAATACCTTGCATTATCAATAATCATTGATAAGTTTAGATTATTATATCACTGCAGTTGATGCATCTGACATGTTTGCAAGTTAAAGCTACCTCTTAAACATTTCATCATTGCTGATAAGGTAATATTCAGCATTTGTGAATATGCACGATAAAACTTAGCAGAGCCGAAATTCATCCACACATAATTTACCAAAATCCACATTTATTCATAAGTAAAAGTTGAATCTTTGCAATAATTCCTCTTTCAGAAAGTATAAATTGACACAGAGTGGACAGTATTTTGGAgcattataatattatttaagACTAATTTTTCTGTTTGGGAACAGCTAAACAATTCAAACTATTCATGTTCTAGAAATGGTTCCCTTTGAAAAGTTTTACAGCTGTGGAGTTTTCTCTTTTGTCAGGATTTTACAGGAGATGTTTCAGAGACCTCTGCTGGGCTTTTCATTGAACGTTTACATAGTGATGATCTTTCTGACACCAAGTTGTGCGTTGGAAAGTGTTCCCAGAATTCCCTGGGCTCGTTTATTCTCATCAGGCCACCAGCTGGACTTGCTGCGCTCTGTAGGTGTCAAAGTCCTCGGGAATAGTGTCTGGAGAGAGACAGATCAGTGTAGTTTACAGTTTGAGCAGTTAACGAAGAGCATTTATCTTACATCTATGCTCTATTTCCAATgagtacaaaaataaatgtcatcCAAATTGATAAAAATCCTCTTTTAATTGTATTCTTTCAGTACGTTGTTAAGATGTGTCTCAGtcaatcagttaaaaaaaaaaacatttctggccTCATATTGGGCAATTTACAATTATGTGCCTTAGTAGTACTTGAAGTTCATCTCCCTCAACTGTCAATAATCTGTTGTAAAATGTTGAAAGATCCACTAATGCTTAGTTAAAATCTCCTTATTTTATTTAGAACTTAGAAGAGATTAATAATAGGGTCAATTAAATAGGAAAAAACAAAGACGTGTAGATGTAAAGCAGAATGTCAcagttaaataaagtaagtcTGTTCACATGTAAAAggtaataaaaaatgtgtttgaaggaAGTGATAGCAGACCCAACACTCACCGTTGCAGCGGTAACGCAGGTTGGCCCAGATGATGTTCTCCTGGGAGAAGCAGAAGACTCCCAGTCGGCCTCCTCTCATTGTGGCGTCTATGATGACGCCTGTGTCCGCCACCATCTGAGGACCCTCGTAGAAACGAACCCTGCACACCGACAGAGAGTAGTGACATCACACCGCAAAGAGTGGATTCAACATTTTATAGGAAAATTTGTGAACAAGACAAATGTGGAGCAGCTACTTCTACGTCATTCTACTCAACAGTTCAATTCTACTCCCGACAAGACAGCAAGCAAGTGGCAGAATATTCCTTTAACTGAGTCAGTACCTGATGTAGCCATCAGCAGGTCGGTGCTGCAGGAACCAGCGATAAGACGTCTTGTCCTTCCAGCCAACATTGCGAGCATCTTTCCACAGCAGCTTCACCTGGTCACTCGTGTCGCCGGTGTGCCACAAGGCATTCCTCAGGTTCTCACCTGGACCCGTGTTTGACTTGACAGCCTTTTCACAACCACGAATGACAAGAAATCTGAGTCTGCACAACATTTGAAGTCTTAACATAAGTCATGGCAACTTCTGAATGTTTGTGCATATCatcaaaaacaatttaacacttaaggaaaaacagaatattGTATAATCTAAAATACTAATGGACCAGTAGATTACCTTCAGCTGGATGCCGGGTTCTGCTACGGCTCTGAATGGGTTTGCCTGCCAGTAGATCTGTTCCACCTGCTTCCACATCACCACGTAGAAACTGGAGCTGTCCTGGTACCCGAAGATGAATCCTGCGTAGTCGTCGTCTGTTACCGTGTTCACATGAAACGTCCCTTCAAAATCCACGCCGCTGAAAGCAGTGTAACCTGATGGAGAAGATGTAGCACACAGGTGTCACCGGATGCAGAAAGAAACTGGAAGCTCTGTTTTAATGTCGAAATTATGGAAACTGAGCTACATGAAAATTTGCCCCActgatattttgtgtttagtttaaTGTGTGGACTGTTTAGTGGGGAAAGTGGACTCCCCTAAAGCTCAACAAAGGATTTAACAATAATGAtcttacaactttttttttcctacaagtGACCGTTTTATAACTTATCTCAAACATACATTTCTGTAAATATCAACATTCAAAACTCTGACATATTGGTCTAACAACAAGTTGCCAACATTAGATGCTATGTTAGCATTTATCCAGCATTATTTTCTACATATCAGTTACAAATGATGTAACTGTGTTATATAAATGTCATCCATTTTTAAGAGATGTTCTTTAAGGTTTGAATAGCAGATGTTCTTACCAACAGCCAACCCAGGATCACTATTCATCGTCTGGACAATCTCTCTTCCctgcagaaaaatgtttttttttttaaattgttgatTTATAGGACATTTTATCAGACTGAGAAGTAGTTGTGCATTTTGGGACTctttcattaattcattataCAGTTGTATGTTTGGGAAgtatgctttttttaaaaagaaaagttgtcTACTAGAACCATTAAAGCTCCTGTATGGAAGTATGGAAGGCCATTTGAGCAAATAATGTTTCTAAGACGTTATTTGCTCAAATGGCCTCAAATTACCTTCCATAAATTGACGTTATTTCTCATTTGTTGAGTACATGTTGTGGTGTTACGGAAGGGGTTTATGCCAAACCATTTTTTGGCCGTGACTTCAACAGGAAGCAaatcagcaagaaagcaaatcagtgtatttcccaaaatttagaaaaagtttaaataaagatgtattcctttacatttatgaaatacttatgaaacaacaaaatagcaggaaaaaaagaaggaaaaaataagtCACTCGACCTGGTTCAGCACCACCCAGTTGGGGTCGATCTGTGCGTCTCCCTCCGGATCTAAAACAACGGTCTGATACTCCCTGAAGTCGGTGAGGGTGACCTCAGCATTTTCGGGACAAGCGTCAATGGTGTCAATGATAGTGTCATTGTCGAAATCCCTCTCACAAACATCACCCACACCATCGCCTGGGAGgacagatagatggatagatgtaAGTGTTCACTATTCATTATTTGCTGCTATTCATTAATGGTGTTATCTTGAGACAAGTTAATTTatcttgagaaaacaaaaggcagaTTTCTTGAAATAACAAGACAAGAGGCTCATTCTTATTTGTTCATTCTTGTCTTTTCTCCATATCTCCCTCACGTGGATGGCACAACTATTTAGATCAAGCGCAAGAAGCCTTCAGGTGGCTCTGAAGGGTTCAAATGTGTCATATGTTGGTTCTTATTCCCTCTCTCCACCTTACTTTCCCTTCTCTCATTAAgtctaataaaatgaaaatgcttgaaAGGTATTGTTTGGTACTTCTCCTACATGAAACATCCTATCAGGAGTTAATTAACCTGCCATTTGGCTGTGACCCAGGTGTCATTAATAAAGGTGCTGTTATGACATTTTCACCTTAAATTAGTTGCTACAGTCGTCAAGATGCCATCTATGCATGCTGGCATGGCACTCCTGATCTCTGATAAACATTATAAGTAAGAAGAGGAAATGACCTTTGGTTTTCTCGTGATAACGGGTTGATTATCTTATCTCGAGATAACAAAGCTCATTTTCTCAAGATAACGAAataattaacttgtgatctcaagataacagcattaaaaaaaagcaattgcAAGCCTAGCTGTTCTTGGCTTTCTGACCTGGAGCATTACTCACTGTCAGAGTCCTCCTGCAGAGGGTTGGGGATCAGACGGCAGTTATCAGGTCCAGGTGGCAGCAGGTCTGGGATGCCATCAttatcatcgtcatcatcacaCTCGTCTCCTTTGCCATCCTTGTCGGTGTCCAGCTGGGAGCTGTTGATCACGGCTGGGCAGTTGTCTCGAGAGTCTTGGTGACCATCGCCATCACTGAGCAAGAGAGATTTTGATCACTACACTACACTAATTACACAGATACAAATGATACGTGATGTGAGTGATTAGGTCTCACAATACCTGTCCTTGTTGGTGTCACAAGGGTCTCCTATCAAGTCATTGTCCGCATCCATCTGAGAGACATGACAGTCATTGTTAGCATATAGTTAAACCCAACAGTAAACCAGCCATGATTATATGATACATTTGGTTGACAAGACAGTGTGGATTAAGCTAGTTGAAAGTCTTTAAGAATTATACATTAGTTTTATTGACTACCACCATGTTCTTCTTATTATCTATGTtcttatgtattattattttccacTAGCAGCATGAGCAATGTAGTATTTGGGGACTTAAACTTTtccaaagagtaacttaacaccagGCTGAAAAGCAGTGTGTTTCACCGCCCTCGCTGGATGAAAGTTTCACCTGTAGCCACActcaacagtgatgtcacagtgtactgacacaccctgaagtacacttctacatcactgaAGGAAATTGACAAATAGAGTCACAAAGtgggaggagctgctggagaagaagccagtaaGGCACGAGTCAGAGCACTAGAAAATTCAAAATACTTCATTGCTGCACTTTGCAGAACAACACACAGTGTCATAGTTTCTGAATTTACCAACAATTGacacaacatttaaaagaactgCTTTAAGCTGCAGGTTGTcttttcagttttctcaacagTGTAATCTTTAGCCATTAGCTGCACACATAAAAGTTTAAGGTCAGTGATTTGATAGTTCCTGCTGAAATACACCCATGGGTCActgtttttatcaaagaaccagatattttccaACACAGTTCATCTTTTGGACTAATGATTTAACCGGGAGAGTTTCATCTTGATCCAAGCCGCACAAGagctccaactgtgagtcacatAATAGGAAAAATGAATGGAGTTTTACTattaaaccactggaggtcagtaAAAACAACTGGTTTTAAATTGCTCTTGTGGCTTTTTGTGCAGATGTCTTTGGTCAACATTCTTAGTGATAAATACCTTGGAAATGTCACATGGACATTCTTGAAGTTTCGCTCCTAATTCTTCTTTATCTTTGACAGAAAGAAGTTGCAACTCCATCCGTTGCCATCCAACTTTACTCTCCATATCATATTTGTACCATCTGTAGTTTTCAGCATTATGTCTAAAGAGTTCAACATGTTTAACCTCAACCTTACTAGCAAGCTTTACATACTTAGAGGCAACTTATACCTGTTATTCTTATTAAAAGATTTCTGACCTGGTCGGGGTTGGGAATATATGGACAGCTGTCGCAGGCATCTCCCACTTGGTCTCCATCGCGATCTTTCTGGTCAGCATTGGGAACCCTTTTGCAGTTATCCAGGTGATTGAGGATTCCTGAGATTAAAGCAGGCATCAATGTTTAAAATCCAATTCTGATTTTATTCAGGCATAGATTTATATCTGTATGAATGCATCAAAAACTTTTCAATCATAACTTAAGTGACATGCTGCTTTTAACTCAGTGTTGCCATTACTGATTTGGTTTTTTAGTATGCATGAATAACTCTATTAACTAAATTTTGTAGAATACTAACCATCCCCATCAATATCTTCATCACACTCATCACCAAATTGGTCCACATCTGTGTCCTTTTGGTCGTTTTTGACGGCGCGGCAGTTGTCACAGGCGTCACCAAAGTCGTCTTCATCGATGTTCCTCTGGTCCACATTGGGCACCAGCACACAGTTATCCTGTAGagaagttttagttttagtgtcTGCAGGTCTACTGAAGTGAAAAATACATGCTCGTAGGCTTTTCATTCATACATGCATTCAGttttatccattattttcatgttaaattCTTTTGCGCATGAACCTGTGTGTTGGGTATCCCATCCCCATCTGCATCTTCATCACAGGCGTCTCCAATTCCATCACTGTCGGCATCTTCTTGACCAGAGTTGGGCACAGTGAGACAATTATCCTGAAAAGAAAAGCACTCGCTATTAAAGTAGACTACAAGAAGGGACAGCCAGAGTTAATATAAAGAGATTAATGGCTGAAACTTAAAAGTCTTTCATCAATCTTGGATTCAGTTTTGAAGTTCAGTGTTCCTTGATAGTCTAATTGCTGTTTCTTACAAACAGCATAAAAAGTCGCAACAAAATTTGACTTAAAGTACAATTCCTGACTGAGTCTCACCAAGTAagtgtacagtatatcaccATGTCTATAAAATATCTATGTTATTCTTTGCAGATGActacttctttttatttttctgtgtcattaATTTTCAAAGGCTTCCCATGGATAGAAAGGAGACTCACCTTGGCACAGTTCCTCTCAGGACAGTTCAGTTTGTCATCGGGGAAACCATCGATGTCAATGTCAGGGCCGCAGAGGTAGCCGTTTCCAGCCCAGCCAACTCCGCACTGGGGGGatggaaatgttttatgtactgtacataaggACTGTTTTTGTTGGCCCTGTCATGTTCTGCATACAGTATAAGATGAGCTTAAGTGCTCAAACAGACCTTTGACTTCACAACATCTGGCACGAGCATGCAGACTTTAATATTTCAAAGCGTTgggttaaaaatgtttaaacagcTTCATGATATGTCTAAAAGGTTTGTACAGCCTCACCCATAAAGCTCTACCTGATTCTCAAACATAGAAAAATTTACTATAAAGTGAAAATTTGAAGAAATCTGATTAAAGACAGGAAGTAGAATTTGCTCACTTGACATTCGATCGTCCCTTCTCGATGGACAATGCACTCTGCACTGGCGTGGCAGGGGTTGGGTTGGCCGTTCCCACATGCTCTCTCAGGCTTACAGCCACGTCTCTGATCACCAATATAGCCCGTCTTACAGGGACCACACCTGAAAGAGCCCTGACAAGGCATCAAATCCATCATTAGTGTTAAGGGTGAGCATCAATCTATGTTCCTACattaatattactgtaaaaGAGCTTCATAAGGCAGCACTGGATGACATCACAAGGATGTCATTGTAAAAAGGCCCCTGTACACGGAGCAAATTGGGTTGTTCCAAAGGAAAGTTGACAATTGTAagagaaacacaatgaaatCTTTGGTCGTCAATCCAAAACAATGGTTCTAGATCACAATGTGACCAAAATCACAATGAGACCAAAATCACAGTGTTCCTGCTGTAATGAATCATGTCTACAAACCAACTAATCAAAATACTTCtatgcttgtgttttgtctttctgcattttcaaaacatgagCACAgcacagatgaatgaatgagagtTGATGACTTTTCTCTGCTTGCATATCCTTTTAGCGCTGTGATTTTCCAGACATTTGTTGCAGAAGCTAACATGACTGAAAATCAGagtcagaaacaggtttattgccaaatagtttacacatacaaggaatttgcttCGCTGTTGTggtgaaaacaattaaaatatacaaagtaagagaaaaaacaagtacCACAAGAgttaaataatcataaataatataaaacctTCCCTTCTTTGTTATGTTAAGGACCTCAAATACCACTGAATGCCTGACATGTTGGGGTCCCTCAATAACACTTTAGTGTTATCTGAATCTTTTTCTGTGGTTTGATCTTGCAAAACTCTAAAATAAAACCTTGtatgaaatcattttttataGGTTACACAGTAGTATAGTTATTGTATGAGCAGCAggtttttcatttgattgttGTAAATTCACAGCATTTTTACTCACAGGGGTGTTCATACAGAGTGAGTTCTCCACGCAGCCTCCGTTGTTGGGGCGTTCACACTCGTTGATATCCTTGCACACCTTGATGGGACAAACAATCAGAAAGAACAACCGAACACTTCAGTGGGTTTACAAGATTTTCACATCAAGATTGTGATAGGACGACAGGTGAAAAAGACGTGCAGTGGAGTGAAGTCAGTCCTGGATGGATGATTAAG
Encoded proteins:
- the LOC121899965 gene encoding cartilage oligomeric matrix protein is translated as MLRFLVLTCVLCFGGHTAAGQRDGEIISQIKMTNLALAEIKELLKQQIKEIVFLKNTVMECEACGMGGAQPRPSCVPNPCHPGVKCMVTPQGIKCGPCPDGMVGNGTHCTDVDECTVMPCHMGVRCINTSPGFRCGSCPAGYTGPQVQGVGLAYATANKQVCKDINECERPNNGGCVENSLCMNTPGSFRCGPCKTGYIGDQRRGCKPERACGNGQPNPCHASAECIVHREGTIECQCGVGWAGNGYLCGPDIDIDGFPDDKLNCPERNCAKDNCLTVPNSGQEDADSDGIGDACDEDADGDGIPNTQDNCVLVPNVDQRNIDEDDFGDACDNCRAVKNDQKDTDVDQFGDECDEDIDGDGILNHLDNCKRVPNADQKDRDGDQVGDACDSCPYIPNPDQMDADNDLIGDPCDTNKDSDGDGHQDSRDNCPAVINSSQLDTDKDGKGDECDDDDDNDGIPDLLPPGPDNCRLIPNPLQEDSDSDGVGDVCERDFDNDTIIDTIDACPENAEVTLTDFREYQTVVLDPEGDAQIDPNWVVLNQGREIVQTMNSDPGLAVGYTAFSGVDFEGTFHVNTVTDDDYAGFIFGYQDSSSFYVVMWKQVEQIYWQANPFRAVAEPGIQLKAVKSNTGPGENLRNALWHTGDTSDQVKLLWKDARNVGWKDKTSYRWFLQHRPADGYIRVRFYEGPQMVADTGVIIDATMRGGRLGVFCFSQENIIWANLRYRCNDTIPEDFDTYRAQQVQLVA